The genomic DNA ACGACTTGTTTCAGTCCAtttcagaaaaaagaagataggACTGAAGATCAAGAGGATCACGATGATCACAATTCACAGAAGTGGCTGCCTTCAAAAATAAGGATCATAAGGAAGATGATGAGCTCAAATCAAGCCGGTGGAAATCGTGTGGCTGTGAATTCAGCTCACAAATTCGAAGATCAGAAGAAAATTCCGTCGCCACCAGCAGTCGAATCCGATACAAGTACCAAAGGCAGCTCCTACAGAAACACCGACAGCACTGTTAGGGTTTGCTCTGATTGCAACACAACCAAAACCCCGTTGTGGAGGAGCGGTCCTAGAGGTCCAAAGGTACATGGATCTTCTTTTCTGTCATTGCGTTTTCCtttctgaaatttttaccctgaaagtaataaaatttaatagaaTTATTAGTGAAATCAATCTCGAAATTATTTGTGCAGTCGCTATGCAATGCTTGTGGAATTAGGCAAAGGAAGGCCCGACGAGCCttggcagcagcagcagctgcaGTGGCAAATGGTACAATTAATCCTCCAGCCACTCCATCCATTAAGATCAAGGTGAAACGCAAAACTAAGAGACAGAAAAATGACAGCAGCAATGGTCCTCAGTTCAAGAAAGGATGCAAGAACAAGCTGCCTCGAAATTCTTCTCCAACCAAGAAGATCAATAATTTTTGTTACGAGGATTTCACTTCGAGGATACTGAGCAAGCACTACTCAGCATACCAAGGGGTGTTCCCTCAGGACGAGAGGGAAGCGGCGATCCTCCTGATGGCTCTATCGTATGGTCTTGTTCATGGATGAGGAAATACATACTTTGAAGTCGTTCCTCGGATCAATCGATATAATTCAGGTTTCTAATGGTCATGTTTACCATGTAATACGTGTGGTTAATAATCCTCTTAGATCAAGTTTCAataatgatcgatttcttgtgtGATTGATGAGATTCTAGGACAAACTTTTTCTCAATAATGTTTTATTAGTTCCTCCCCGATTGGCTAGTTGAGGTGTTTAGAACTAGGATAAAATGTGGCGAGTGAGCATGTGAATTGCTGCCTAGCTAAGAGCAGCTGGGCAACAAGTGGATGTATCACGTGGAGCCATACAGAATAAGAAGATAGTAGAATAGGACGCTAAGGAGTGATGAGACGATTGTACTTTTACGTCTAATATTATACAATTTTTGTCCAagttgaataatatatatatggtccAGCGCTTGTCTCCTTCATTCGCCTCCAAGTTTAATTATCATCTTTCGTCTGTATAATTCTCATTGTTCTCATTCTGGACAAGTCTTTTCTTATAGTCGTGTGGAGTGTCAAATGGTGATAAGACTTTTGCTTCTCTGCAATAAGGTCACATCGTATGATATAGAAGATTTGGgctgtatatatatttcgcaCAACAGATCGTGCATGTGATAGCTCATTCCAGATATAATGtccaatatataaattcaaagTTACGTTTGGGCTTAACTTTGTGCAATGTGGAAACGTCCCTTGTTGGATTGTTGATGATGGGTATTTGGTTCTGTCAGGGTTGTCCTGTGTGATGTTAACTAGGCATGGGTTCTACAGAACCAATTGTGTCAGGTAAATATGCTTGGGGCTCGCAGGGTTAATAGAGAGGACACTTAAGACTGCATAACCAAGAGATTCAAATGCATAACGGTTGGAGAATAATCTTTAAGGCGTCCAAGGGATTTGATAATTAACTGGAAACCTGAGATTGTGTGAGTTGGCTGATCATCAAATCTAGGGTTGGTGATAATTCAAAGCTAGGGTTTGACAGCAAACCTGAGATAGGGTTTTTGAGGGTCACAGCAGTCATCAGACTCCAATGGATGATAGTAACTCTTGTCGCACACATTGTCCTATTAGATACTCTTCAATCTTGAGGCATCCCAATGAGCggcagctctctctctctctcacgaATACAAGTTTGGCCAGATACTCATCTCTGATCATCCATTGGTCCCGGGTCCTGATCATTGGCTCATCGTGGTACCGAGAAGCCACACACCGAGAAAGACATTATTCATTGGTCAATGGTATATTTGTCCAGGCCATGAGAAGGAAAGTCCAGAATTTGAGGATAATCATGAAGTCAAAACAGAACCTATACGGGACTAATTGCTCTAATATGATTTCATTAGCAAATAAGGGGTCGTCAAAGATGGTAAAAGATGCATTGTGCATATTAATTTGTTCGATTTAACTATAAGAAATTTATACACTTATTTATGTCCACACATAAAGGGCTTCATAATTAGAATTAATGCAATCAAGATAAAATggcttttcttctctcttccctCTTTTGAAGAGAGAAAATCCTCTCTAATTGCTTTTGCATGGGAAAAATCTCTTCTGAATTTGCGATTGTTGCATTCAAAATTGAAGGGATTTCTCTACGATACTTCAATCCGTTTTGAGATCAGTCGATTTCTACAATCATTTAATCTTGCAAAAGATTGAGTTAGAGTATTTCGCTGCTATGGAGAATCATGCTTGTGCGCCAGCAACTCGCCCAGGAATTGTAGGAGCAGAATCAATTTGTGCACATGATGCACCAATTGCATCTTCAAATACTTGCAATTCATCATATGCCATAGGAGATTTCCTTAGAGGATCATGGCGTGAGGTCCTATTTGGTTCCTAAGCCAAAAACTACTCTCAAGTTCTACGAAGCAATGACAATTGATGGGCGTTGAGTTGTCGAGCCACCAAAAAGCGGACGTCGTAACAATTAACTATTTTCACAAGACTGTCCTAGCTGAGTACGCAGTGAAACTAAAGAACAATTATAATATGTTGATTCACGCACAAATGCCAGAAAACAATCTTGTATAACCTGttaattctacgaataccagggaATATAGGCATAAAATTCGTTGATTCAATCAATGCCGAATTTGGGATAATAGAGAAAATACTCtcttgaaattttattcatcaaaactaaattattttagccctagggcttacatcgcttaaataggaagaaacaaaattgtaacaaaagaaataaactattttatgacaaagaaataaactattttaggGAATTGCaatgaaagaaataaactttttcataaaatatgcaaaaacactcaaataacataaaattgtctGTTTGAGGCCCCAAAATTTCCCGTTTGGCTCCAGATGTTGTTTCCCTCGAGACAGGGTcgtcaaaatttttttttcttgagataccgatttgccacgtcttcTGCTGCATCATTCTCCCATGGGAGGAGAGAATTCGCCCTAGGAGTCCAAAGATAAAATTATCCACACAAACATATACATCTTCCATACTTGACCGGAAACCGATGTCAGCCCATGCTCAAGAACGGATTATTGGAAAAAATCCTGACTCAAAATACTCTGCTGCAGTGATTGGTTCGATAGAGACATCTGACATCCTCGTCCTCATTTGTTGATTCGAGGGACGGTACTTCTCAATTTCCTGCTTCAGCCTCGCCTCCAAACGAGAAATTTTGGGGTCTCAAACatacaattttatgttatttggacgtttttgcatattttaggaaaaaaatttatttctttagtTGAAATTCcctaaaatagtttatttcatttgtcctaaaatagtttatttccttTGTTGCAATTTCGTTTCTTCCTATTTAAGcgatgtaagccctagggcttaaGTAGTTTAGttttgatgaataaaatttcaagaGAGTATTTTCTCTATTATCCCAAATTCGGCATTGATTGAATCAACGAATTTGATGCCTATtccctggtattcgtagaatcaacaccTTTCCTTTCTGAATAACGAGAATCCTTATTCGATTAACCCAAAATATATCAACTTGAATACGGGTTGCTTGAAGGGTAGATAAGTCATAGACTTCTCGCATCATTCTCCTCCGCTTGTGAAAAGGTCGACCTCGAGCTTTAGAGGTGTTGTAGATGCCAACCAGAACATGTTGTCGACTTCCTCCTATTGTTGGATCTTCAATAGATATGGGTCAGATTTCCACATGTACCAAATTCGACATTGGTAGTATCTTCGGGATCTCCTCTTCCAATGATAATTCCTTCATGCTCAAAAGTTGCATATCTTCTAATTTTGAATAATCTTTTTCTCTAACTCGAGTTCTCCTTCCTTGTTAAGACCATCAATCTCCTTCACATCTCCTTCGTCAATCTTTTGCAGAACTTCCATCTCGATATTGTCGTTCTTCTCAGAGACTTCCTTAGTTTGCTCCTCCTTTCGGTCGACTGGCTCCAGTTTCTTGTCTTTCTTAGGGATTTCCCTTCTCGAAACATTACTCTTCTTGAAGATTTCCTCTTCTATTGCTGGGCCAATCTTTagctttgtgttaggatttatcttttttcctttcattgtGAAGTTAATCCATACACTCCTCGTATTCCATGAAAAGAAACCTCGTCTTTAGAAATCGCTTCATACACCTCCATGTAAAAATTAGCTCTTTGCCATTGTGAACATGATCTTGTTGCTGCTTTTCAATACATTTAAGAGCTCTTCCTCGCAAACGATAAAGCACCATATCAACTTGATTTTCATTATCTAGAATGTCGTAGAAATCAAGGAATTGATCCACACCTGACAACCACTCCATAAATTTTTCGTCGTATATGGCCCCGTCGAACCTTAGGGATTCTTCTTAGATGATAATCTCCCAGATCCCATGCATGTGTTCTCCCTTCATATGGTTCACCGTTGATTTGGAACTTATAATAGGTTAGAATGCGTCGAATGACTGGTGGCCCACGAGGAACATCTCGATATGCTCTAcctccatcttcttcatctaAGATGTTATCGTAGATATATGGTCTACGATGATTGTCAAAAATAGGTTGTCTGTTTGGTCGAACGTGAGGTAACTTGTCACGGTCGCGATGCCTccatttttccccttttttgttGGCTCCAAGAGTTAGACCACCGAGCCTCTCAACGACCTCATCGAAACGCTTCTCCAGTCCATCAAAGCATCTATCCAATCGATTGAATAATTGATCTACTTGTTGGCTCAAATCCCTTTGTTGCCACCCCTTGATCTCTCCACCTAGAGGTGTCAGTCCTACGAGCATTGTCGATAGAAACACCGCTTCTCCCATATGATTGGTTGGccatgctctgataccaactaaCACAGTGAGATAAGCgttaaacaaaaattatagACCAATAATCCTTTACTAGTTTCAGTCACAGAAACTCAAGAGAAAATTTGCTGAAAGCAATTTGATTGATGATAGTCTTCGTAATGTCCTCCCAATTAACAATCGCGCCCCCCCTccccacaaaaaaaatataagaaacaCAATATCCAGCTAATAGGAAgtaaatataagaaattttgacgaaaggaaataatttattcttcCCAGTTTAGGCCCCTTATGACAACAAATTCAGTGCTATAGCGCCAGAAAAAGGGGCCTCAACATCAATGTTACTGTCTTTCGTCTTGCGCCTCAGTGCTTTAGCATGAAAGTTCGGTGCCAAGGCTCCGACTAAACTGATCTGATCCAGTGATTTGGTGCTATAGCAAGAAGAGTTCGGTGCTGTTGCATCAAAGTTACTATCATGTCTTGGCCCCTTGAACCCAACGCTCCATAAACTCTTCCGCTAGTTGCTCCGCATTGATAGTAgtcattaaaaattttcaagattGATGTACTTTTTagaataatgaaaattttgaacaataactgtgcggacccgaatttGCTCTCATCAGGGCCCGCAAGCGTGCGCTATCGCACggtttgggagtgtccacattcccggggacgcgcgacggacacgcgtgagaatgagtcgccacttactgtttacgacccgacgGTCGAGGGCTGTtaagtcgcccgggtctaaagtacggggtacacctaattgctaaggcattagTCTGTGCGGAACTGGAAATTCCAAGTTTGGGGGTTCTgctacgtgcgggcctatatcctgcacgccctttcggtagtatagcttgctaggcttgccatttttatttatttaccacgtgatttaGGGCTGTGCTCTTCTGAcctgttttgacaccgtaaagtcgatgaattgatcgaTTCGAGTCAAGAATTCGAGAGAAAAGTAAGTTCGCACATCGAGGAAACAGTTCGCTATCCTTACTACTGTTCGTCGGACCATGGTGGCCAATTCCCCGCTCGAACCAAAGCCGCGAAGCATTAAATCTACTCGTCTTTCGAGTAAGTGAATCGATTCGATCAATTCTacgctcggacctctcgctcaccgatcggggatccttgcaattgaatgaataaatgtacagaTGAAATTTCtcacaatgtactctcaaagaaatacagaatacaactgaataaagtaaatggatcctcAATCGGTTTACATTGGGTCAATATTTCGCTCCGGCTAACCGTGAGGTTTCAAATGACCGAATacgaaattaagatgcgcgctcggtgtatggggcattggaccccgtgcaatgcGTAACCTACGGGTTCAGGCTTGAACCGTAACAAATCGGCAAGTAAtagcagaaaataaaagaaaacagtAAATATTGATGAAAACAGACAAACTGATAAATACAAACAATTTGTGTAGTGTCGTATTTACGTGATTAAGCCGAtgattaaccggggttgattggcaaacaattttCCTAAGCTAGGCAAGCAAAAGAACATGCCAGGATGCAGTGCTAGGTTGACTATGCGTGTGTGGGTTCGTTTTAATATTGTTATGTATAGCGGCATTGTGGCTTTACTGATTATGCaaaaaatgtgtgttttgacccgagatttggaacctaaagtcccgcctaaccattttctaacGTTTAAGTCGAATGAGTGGTTAGTCGAGTTTTGCTcgttttgtgacagagatacCGTGTCTAGGTACCCGAATCTACGGTAGGATGACGGAAACACTGAAACCGGACGAAGTGGGCTATGCAAATGACACCTGCACTCGAATGGGCTACCCATCTCTGACCGTGGATCGAAGTGTTTGGATCATTCTAATGCCTAGAGAGTCGGCGATTCACGAAaagacggttatgcccttg from Punica granatum isolate Tunisia-2019 chromosome 2, ASM765513v2, whole genome shotgun sequence includes the following:
- the LOC116194468 gene encoding putative GATA transcription factor 22 gives rise to the protein MNPSYHLNPPSTFVDELNLVQPLSASSSYSSGCTFFSSGRQDLGGPCHQEIQSPQYRPEVASNNYERDTTCFSPFQKKEDRTEDQEDHDDHNSQKWLPSKIRIIRKMMSSNQAGGNRVAVNSAHKFEDQKKIPSPPAVESDTSTKGSSYRNTDSTVRVCSDCNTTKTPLWRSGPRGPKSLCNACGIRQRKARRALAAAAAAVANGTINPPATPSIKIKVKRKTKRQKNDSSNGPQFKKGCKNKLPRNSSPTKKINNFCYEDFTSRILSKHYSAYQGVFPQDEREAAILLMALSYGLVHG